The genomic interval CTTTGGGATGTTCGGAACCGTATTGATGATGACCGCAGAGCGTACCTATGAATTCGGAGTTCTGATTAGCATTGGTATGAAGCGCTGGCAGTTGGGCCTAACGGTCGTGTTCGAAACGATTCTTATTAGCATTATTGGCGTGATCGCCGGTTTGGTTTGTGCTTATCCGATTGTCCTGTATTTCAATAGGAATCCGTTGGACCTTACGGGTGGAGCAGCTCAGACCATTGAAGAATACGGATTTGAAGCGGTTATGCCGGCCAGTTTAGACCCGTCTATTAGCATTACCCACGCGACGATCATTTTGATCATCAGCATCCTCATTAGTATTTACCCCATGTTCGTCCTGGCTCGATTGAAGCCGGTGAAGGCCATGCACGTTTAATCAAGATCTATGCTACTTAAGATTGCTTGGCGAAACATATGGCGAAATAAGCTCCGAAGCGGAGTGGTGATTACGAGTATTGTGCTCGGTATTTGGGCCGGTCTCTTTGTGATTGCCTTAAGCGCTGGCCTTAACGAACAGCGGAAAGTATCGGTGATTGAAAACTCCATCAGCCATGTCCAGTACCACCATCCCGAATTCTTAAAGGACCGGAATGCGAAATACGTCATTGATGACATAGAGTCCGTGGAGGCCTCGATTCAAAGCGACTCCACTGTACTGAATTACACCAAGCGCGGATTGGTCAACGGGATGGCTTCATCGGCCCGTGGCGGAAACGGTGTGGTGATCAGCGGAATTGATCCAGAAATGGAAGCCCGGGTAACGACTATTGGCGAAAAGGTCGTTGACGGAGCTTTCCTTTCCCAAGAAGGCCGTTTTCCCGTATACATCGGACAGGCACTTGCCGAGAAAATGAATGTCCACGTCAGAAGCAAAATCGTCCTCACTTTCCAGGACAGTGAGAGCGAGATTGTCGCTGGTGCCTTCCGCGTTGCTGGTATCTACAAGACAGTCAGCAAGAAGTACGACGAAATGAACGTGTTCGTCCGCCTTTCGGATCTAGAGAAGCTCCTGCACACAGACAACGGCGTCAATGAGGTTGCGGTATTACTCAAAGAATTTGAAGTTATCCCACCCTTTGTCGAGCGCCAACGCGCCTCGTATCCAGAGTTAAAAATTGAACCCTGGGATGAAATTAGTCCTGAGCTTGGGTACGCAGATGAAATGATGGAGATCTTCTTGTACCTATTTCTCGGAATTCTCTTGGCGGCTCTTTCTTTTGGCATTGTCAATACCATGCTCATGGCGGTACTCGAGCGCAAAAGAGAACTGGGTATGTTAATGTCCGTAGGGATGAACAAGGCCCGAATCTTTGCCATGATCACCTTCGAAACCATTGCGATTGCCCTGGCAGGAGGCCCGTTGGGCATCCTGATGGCCTGGTTGACCATCGTTTATTTCCAATCAGCCGGATTGGATCTGAGTTTTTACGCCCAGGGCCTTGAAGAATTTGGGATCGACCCGATCGTATATCCTTATTTGGAGTTCCAATACTATTGGTCGCTGGCCATTATGGTTGTCATCATGGCAATACTAGCTAGTGTATATCCAGCGAGAAAAGCACTTAAAATGAACCCCGCCCAAGCGGTTAGAGCAATTTGATATGGCAGTTATAGAAACAAAAGCACTCGAAAAAATCTACCACGACGGGAGCATTGATGTGCACGCGGTTAACGGAGTAGATCTTCAAATTCAACCCGGGGAGTTTACAGCTCTAGTTGGTCCATCTGGGTCAGGGAAAACGACACTCTTGAACATGATCGGCGGTTTAGATGAGCCAACAGCGGGAAGTGTATGGGTTGATGGAACAGACTTGAGCACGCTTCGGGACAATCAGCTGATTGACTTTCGTTTGCGGAAAATTGGCTTTGTCTTCCAAGCCTATAACTTGATTCCGGTATTGACGGCAACAGAAAACACGGAGTTCATCATGCTGCTTCAGAAAAGGCCTAAAGAAGAACGTGAAAAAAGAGCTCGTCAGCTTCTCCAAGAAGTGGGCTTGGATGACAAGCTGGACAAGAAGCCTACGGAGCTATCCGGAGGTCAGCAACAGCGCGTAGCCGTTGCTCGAGCCCTTGCACCCAAACCGGCAGTGATTCTAGCGGATGAACCAACGGCAAACTTGGATTCGCATTCTACCGCGAAC from Cryomorphaceae bacterium carries:
- a CDS encoding ABC transporter permease, which encodes MLLKIAWRNIWRNKLRSGVVITSIVLGIWAGLFVIALSAGLNEQRKVSVIENSISHVQYHHPEFLKDRNAKYVIDDIESVEASIQSDSTVLNYTKRGLVNGMASSARGGNGVVISGIDPEMEARVTTIGEKVVDGAFLSQEGRFPVYIGQALAEKMNVHVRSKIVLTFQDSESEIVAGAFRVAGIYKTVSKKYDEMNVFVRLSDLEKLLHTDNGVNEVAVLLKEFEVIPPFVERQRASYPELKIEPWDEISPELGYADEMMEIFLYLFLGILLAALSFGIVNTMLMAVLERKRELGMLMSVGMNKARIFAMITFETIAIALAGGPLGILMAWLTIVYFQSAGLDLSFYAQGLEEFGIDPIVYPYLEFQYYWSLAIMVVIMAILASVYPARKALKMNPAQAVRAI
- a CDS encoding ABC transporter ATP-binding protein gives rise to the protein MAVIETKALEKIYHDGSIDVHAVNGVDLQIQPGEFTALVGPSGSGKTTLLNMIGGLDEPTAGSVWVDGTDLSTLRDNQLIDFRLRKIGFVFQAYNLIPVLTATENTEFIMLLQKRPKEEREKRARQLLQEVGLDDKLDKKPTELSGGQQQRVAVARALAPKPAVILADEPTANLDSHSTANLLDIMARLNGEEHITFLFSTHDQRVIDRARRVVTLEDGKIISDETFER